Proteins encoded within one genomic window of Ostrinia nubilalis chromosome 5, ilOstNubi1.1, whole genome shotgun sequence:
- the LOC135072231 gene encoding uncharacterized protein LOC135072231 yields the protein MNNTEMTVIDLFSYNFKMPPAPEMKMLTEMLEMFKRLPCIWDQAHHLYHCRNERDRAYAILLQKYRTIYVDATKEMLKKKIDNMRNAYRREYKKVLAARAKGAQPHIPVLWYYHLFTFLDETRDDTSSSSVSEITEVTEVNEIMEVKIEEEEYVTEVIEDSDEEIKTPAPKKIRFTYEEPLDTEVTQSQQAATPSNREETACQQEVTQSQPEIKSTTDESEATKESETFGRTIGLQLKELEPMQRYIAEKIISDVIFYGRLRKLDPQTSLANTKL from the exons atgaaTAACACAGAAATGACGGTAATAGACCTGTTTTCATACAACTTCAAAATGCCGCCGGCGCCCGAGATGAAAATGCTCACTGAAATGTTGGAAATGTTCAAAAGGCTGCCATGCATTTGGGATCAGGCGCACCATTTGTATCACTGCAGAAACGAACGGGATAGAGCATATGCAATACTTTTGCAGAAATATAGGACCATATACGTAGATGCTACCAAAGAAATGCTCAAGAAGAAGATTGATAACATGAGGAATGCTTACAGGCGGGAATACAAAAAG gttTTAGCAGCCAGAGCAAAAGGTGCTCAGCCGCATATCCCCGTGTTATGGTACTACCACCTGTTCACATTTTTGGATGAAACTAGAGATGACACCAGTAGCAGCTCCGTCAGCGAAATAACAGAAGTGACAGAAGTTAATGAAATAATGGAAGTAAAAATTGAG gagGAAGAATATGTCACAGAAGTTATCGAAGACAGCGACGAAGAAATAAAGACACCAGCACCTAAGAAAATCAGATTTACATATGAAGAGCCACTGGACACAGAAGTGACACAATCACAGCAGGCAGCAACACCATCAAATCGGGAAGAAACGGCGTGTCAGCAGGAAGTCACACAATCACAACCTGAAATAAAAAGTACCACAGACGAATCGGAGGCGACCAAAGAGAGCGAGACATTCGGCCGCACTATTGGCCTTCAGCTCAAAGAGTTGGAGCCCATGCAGCGGTACATCGCAGAAAAAATAATCTCGGACGTAATATTCTATGGGAGACTGCGAAAATTAGACCCACAAACCAGTCTCGCCAATACAAAATTGTGA